The genomic DNA CATGTACAGTAGTCCCCGTCAGTGTTATTTAGGTTATAATGTGTAAATAGCATTTTTGTAGAGATGTTCCAAAAGCaattttccttcccgataccgattctGATACCAGAACTtgtggtatcggccgataccgagagCCAATCCAATACCAGcgtgaaaaatatatattgttattattattatttaacaactgtttactactgaccatggatggatgtGATATGAAAGTATCTTTTCACGCAGATCTTGCAAAAatacggcttctcaccagtgtgggcTCTTCTAATGTGGACCAACAAGTTACTACTACGTCCAAAAAtgtttccacatgttttgcaagaatatggcctCTCACCTGTGTGCGTTCTTATGTGAGTTTTCAATTCTGATGCCCAACATAACCTTTTCCAACAGGTGTTGCATTTAAACGGCTTCACGTTTGTGTGGATTCTCAAGTGAAAGCTTTCCCACACGTATCGCATggacaacatttttaaaaatatatatgtggATTATTCACATTTTAAGTATTTGTGGTGTTTTCCTTATTGTGTGTAATTAGCATAATTTTAATTACTCCCTTTACTGTTGTATTGTCTAATGTACTGTAATATTACTGTGTTggtaataaagtaaaaaaaaactccttaggtttaggcaacaagccCAGTTAGGTTTAGCAAAATATAATGGTCAAgttattgtttaaatatgtgCAGTAGAGAGATTGAAACATCCACTCGAAGATTTTTAACTGGAATCCACTCAATGATAAacagcttttcctttttccctcCTTTATTTTGTAGGTTGAGTTGAAAGTTCAGTTCATTTTGGAATTATTATTAGTCATTAGGTGAAAAAAActttgaaaatagaaaaaatacaacaaaaaaaatatacacattattacaaaataagtataaataagaacaaatacattttttatggcTTTGCAAAATTCATTAAtccttatttaatttaatacacaCACTCTTTAGGTTCAAATAAAACCTTTCTAGCAGAAAGCCCTGAACCAAACAGGCTCGCATAAACATCTCTTTGAACGCAGTATAAATTACTTTGAATTATAAGGTTATATAATCGAACTCCTCTGTTTGTTggtattataataatgaagctTTACACACCTATCCTGTGTAACTTTATTGCAGGTTTCCAAACGATATCTAACAGTCTTCTCTGACGGTCGATCTCTTCTTCATACTCGACGATAGTTTTCTCAAAAACACCAaatatttcttcagcagcaACAGTTAGTCGCTCATTAACAAACTCTCTCAGATACTCAACTGAAGACATTGTTgtttaatcacaaatgaaatgattatCTGCGCTACAAATACAATATAACCTCCCAGCTAACTCGACACGTCCACGCAGCTACCAGCGCTTTgtgttgtttacttccgctGGATGTCACACTGTTAACGTTCCGACTTCTGACAGTTGAAGTCAGTCAGCTTATCGTTCCGCTTTCATTAAAGGTTGTACATCTGTCTTGTTTCCTTTCACAgggaaattgtttttttctctctctacactgacttattttctgcaatttgctgcaattgttcatttaaataagtcctagcagcttttgcacatatttatggaAAAGTTTAtcctttttctcattttattgtcttttttgtcctgatatttcagttttttttcatattgttcttgtggccttcttttctttttgctcgGTCCTTATATTCCAGTAAGCCTTTgagtactcttttttttttttttttaacaatgtctttattgttttttttgttatacaaacatcagcattattatgtaatatattcaatacaggatttactttaacaaacataacataccccacccacccacccgtTCTCTCTtcacttttctctttctcacagggccaaaatcaatatacagcttcacagtatcaatcatacagttaaacagttaaatggcacctctaacaaaatgaagatacacataaacagaaaataaatatatagcaaataaataataaataaaataaaaagagttCATTCCCTTCAGAGGGTCTACCACTATTTTGAATTTTTACATGTCCTATCTTAAGTATTCCTCCTGTAGAAGCTCACCAATAACACTACTTTTTATGAAATCAttaaatgatttccatattTCCTCGTAAACACCCAGTTTGTTTTTCAAGGTATATGTTATCCTCTCCCTGTGAGTcctctttgtcatgtttttggtatgtctgtctcttgtctgtgctctaccttattgtcaatacgAATGCCATCCtctatttttgctgcaaaacaaatctacctacgggtacaaataaagtcacctgaacctgaacctttGTTTCGAGCTATTTCAAAGACAATTTTTCACTGGTTAGTAAAAGTAGCAAATGATAGTACCTCCACCTGgagttatttaatttttttaccagGTACACATACTGATGGATAGTTTAACAAGGCATCATATTTAATAAGCTCACTATCAgagtttttttgtaaaaatcTTAATCCTCAAAGTAATATAGCTGTTAAGTAAATATAGTGGcctaaaaaatacaatatttgcctgtaaaatgtagtaaagtagaagtataatATCACATTAAGATGGGCCTATTAAATGTACAAATACCtctatatatttttgttgttgtttttgtttttattaaaaactctgaatatttcttcagcagcagcagttagtcgctGGTTGACAAACTCTCTCAAGTACCCAAATGAAgacattgttgttttattacaaattaaataattatcCGCACTACGACATCGTCTTCCTGCTCCTTCAACAGGTGCATTCAACTAACGCTACTCATGCTTGTGTTGTTTACTTCCCGCCGGATGTGcgggttcttcttcttcttcttcttcttcttcttgttttaaCTGTGGTTGGCATCCAGCTTATTGGTGCATTATCAGACAACagacttacaaaacaaaataaaaataaaataataataaaatcataggCCTACACATACCCACACACAGTAAGCCTAACCTATATTTTATCCTCCATGTTTTACAACCTAGTCTGCAGTGAGTTTGATGCATATGTGTGGGATGAAGGTTGTCTTGCTGGCTGTATAGGAGTGCGTCATTTAATATAAACCACTCacattcaagtgtaaacctgcACAGCCTTATACGTAGTAAAGAACAAGAAACATTTTAAGCATCTTCTCATATCTTTTCATATAGCTTTAGACATCAGTATGAATCTGGTATTCTTAAATCATCACCATACAaagctttattgttagaataTAAACATGAGATCAAacaaacaacatttattttcccATGTTCCTTTGGGCActgattataatatttattaccAGGCTGACTCATTGACAGCACCATGTAGCACACCATCTACAATTTGTGTTTACGTGTCACTTCTAAAGCCAGAAACAACTAAACTATACCAAGTCGATGCaatcacaaaatacataaaaatataaacttaAATGACATGTTGCACACAAAAAATAAGAGACTCTAGTTGGCAGGAGTTCACAATCCACTCATATAACTgaagtatataaaatgtaaaaaaaattgaacTGGTTAGACATTTGTAGGAACTATGAACTCACTGTTTAACAATGATGTTCAAAGATTTGTGAGTTTATGATTTTTTCAAAGAAATGTTGTCAACAAAAATGAGTCTGTAGACATTCAGTTACAGAGATGATCATTCAGTTAGTGAACACGTATCCACAGGCGTTTCAGCTCAATGGTTCCTCCTGTGTTTCTTGATCCTCGGGTGCTTCTTCAAGTCTGTGATTTGAGTAAAACTTTTCCTTCAAGTGCTGCAATTATGGCTCCTCACTTCTGTCAGTTCTTGTGTTTTGACCATGAACCACTCGTCTCCCACATATTTTGGAAATACAAGGCTACTTGTCCGTATGCGATCTTATATGCCTTCCCAATTGATAACCATTAAAGTATCTTTTCCCGCAGACCTTGCAAAGGTATGGTCTCTCACCAGTGTGGGCTCTTCTAACATGGGCCGTCAAGTCATTATTACGTGTGAAAcgttttccacatgttttgcaagaatgtggcttctcacctgtgtgtgttttcatgtggcTCATCATGTTACTGCTAGATctgaaatcttttccacatcTTTTGCACgaatacggcttctcacctgtgtggattctcatgtggTCTATCAAGTGACTCTTAGTTCGAAAATGTTTTCCACAGGtgttgcaagaatatggcttctcacctgtgtgagttctcatgtggaccgTCAAGTAACTATTACTTCgaaaatcttttccacatgttttgcaagaatatggcttcaaGTCACCTGCGTGGACTCTTACATGATCGTTCAATACTGATATCTGactgaatcttttcccacagaCGTTGCAAGAATGTGGCTTCTCAGATCTGTGTATTCTGAGGTGTATATACAAATGGGACTTAAACTCGAACGCTTTCCCACATGTGTCACATTGAAAAATCGCTTTTTCTGCCTCAGTATGACGGTGAATCTTGAAAAAGTTGGTGCTTTTGTGACGTCTTTTTTGTGGTTTTGGCTCTGCATTtctagttgatcctgagtctccaTGCATACCTCCTTTCTGATCTTGGCTCTCAGCTACATGAGAGTCGTGAGAGAGGAGCAGGTGGTCACTATTTGGTTCTGTGTCACTGTGGTCACTTTCCTCATCAGtaggagtcaacataaaggtctcagtctcctgcttcagttcaagctgttctccctcctgattgatgcagagttcctcctgttcctctttaatctgtagaggctctgggtcctcttggtccagactggagttcctctcctgaatacagagctgctggtcagcgagaacctcctcctccttacagacatgttgctgtgggagctctggagggacagaCAACAAAAGGAATATCATACTACTGTGATGGTAAAGAAGAAAATGCCGACATTGAAGCATTGGAGAGTTGGTTTGTGCGAAAGCTGCCTCCATTTACGTCACCTGCCTCCAGATCATCGAATAGCAAAATTCAATTGCAATAACCAGTTTTCAACCAGTAAAGTAAATAatgcatatttaaaacacaatactGTAGAATTCAGATACTTTGCACTTAGTGTCAAGATTAGGACCTGAATCTATCAGTAACAATAACGTTACtaaatacacatacacattcatTTTCAGCTGAAAAAAGTGGTTTGAGGGTTTAATTACACTTTAAACCATTTTGATCACACATAAATAGAATATTCCTCTGTTTTGTGGTATTACAGGTTTTACACACCTATCCTGTGCAAATTTATTTCAGGGTTCCAAACAATATCCAACAGTTTGCGCTGACGATCGATCTCTTCTTCATACTCGAAgatagtcttttcaaaaattCCGATTATTTCTTCTGCAGCAACATTTAGTCGCTCGTTGACAAACTCTCTCAAATACTCAACTGAAGACATTGTTGcttaattataaattaaataattatctGCACTGCGACTATAATATCGTTTTCTAGATAATGCAATAATAGGTGCATGCAGCCAAATGCTCTATAATAACAGTCTCTGGATGCAGCTGCTGTTAGTAGCGCCTgtgttgtttacttccgctGGTTGTCACACTGTTAACGTTCCGACAGTGGAAGTGAGCTCTTCTTCtgctacttcttcttcttcttcttgttaaCGACTGTTGGAATCCAGTGTATTGGTGCATTACTGCCACCCTCTGTTCCAGACAGTAGACTTATTATTTATCtctcaaaaaaataataataaacataccCACAGAAataccccctaaccctaaccccccctaaaaagtgctccacagacagactcagataataatgcacacagtgcactttcacagactaagctactggagttaccctgcacaatatattcatttttaacagtctcttctgcactatattcacttttttaatagtctcttctgcactatattcacttttttaatagtcctgtatcacagctgttactctgtactatattcagttttaacagttttcttcatctccttgtatttttatatctggtataatttttttgtactttgtactttgcactactagcTTTATtaactgcctttttactaacatgttttgcactatggaactgtgatgctggaaacttgaatttccctcaggatcaataaagttactatctatctatctatctatccaacCTATATTTAATCCTCCATGTTTTACAGTCTAGTTTTGCTATAAAATCCCTATCCATGTCAGCCACCCTAGCACCCTATCCATGTTTATCCatatcatatttttaaaaatgttcccCTTAAAAAAAGCTAACAGTACCTGGACCTGTGCTCTCTCTACTATGCTCAGTATCCATTTAATGTGAATTCCAGCACCCCTTAATTCCCTCAGATTAGTATTCCCCATCGTCTCTCTCTGCGTCCCGTATTCCCTATAACTCAGAACTACGTGCTACAACGACTGCTGCCTTGAtgaacaggatttttttttatagctttaGATTTCAGGATGAATCTGGTATTCTTAAATCATCACCATACAaagctttattgttagaataCAAACATGAGATCAGAGTACAGCATTTAACCATATtcaatttgtgtttatgtgtcacTTCTAAAATGACATGTTgcagacaaaaaagacaaagactCTAGTTGGCAGGATGACAACATAAGTGACCCAACACCAGTGGAGAGATGGTTTCTCAGCCTCAACATCAGAGTTCACAATCCACTCATATAACCGAAGTGGTGTatgaaaattgtaaaaataatattcattAACAGGTTTAACATTTGTAGGAACTATGAACTCACTGCGCAACAAAGATGTTTCAAAGATTTGGGAGATTATGATAGTTACAAAGAAATATTGTTGCTAACAAAAATGAGTAATGCAGTAATATGAAGGAAAAAACAAGTTTAGTTCAACACAACTTGATGGCATTGTTGACAATATACTACTTCAACATATTGTGACCTTGTCTCAAGGGAATTGTAGACATTTAGTTACAGAGATGTAGTGATTGTATTTCATTCAGTTAGTGAACAGGTATCCACAGCAGTTTCAGCTCCGTGGTTTCTCCTGTGTTTATTATTCTCAGGTGCTTTTTCAAGCCTGATTTAAGTAAAACTTTTCCTTCAAGTGCTACAATTATGTGGCTCTACATTGCTATCAGTTCTTGTGTTTTGACCATGAACCCCTTGTATCCCACATATTTTGCAAATACAAGGCTACTTGTCTGTATGCGATCTTGTATGCCTTGCCAATTGAGACGCATCAAACCATCTTTTCCCGCAGATCTTGCAAATgtacggcttctcaccagtgtgggcTCTTCTAACGTGGGACAACAAGTCATTATTACGTGTGAAAcattttccacatgttttgcaagaatatcgcttctcacctgtgtgggttctcatgtggaccgtCAAGTCACTGTTACGaccgaaatctttcccacatgttttgcaagaatgtGGCGTTTCACATGTGTGGGTTCTTATATGAATTTTCAATTCTGATTTCCGACTGAATCTTGTACCACAGGTGTTGCAACAATGTGGCTTCCCGTGTGTTTGGGCTCTTATGTGGCTCATCAAGTTACTGCTAGATCTGAAatgttttccacatgttttgcatgcaaacggcttctcacctgtgtggattctcatgtggTCTATCAAGTGACTATTAGATCGAAAATCTTTTCCACAGGtgttgcaagaatatggcttctcacctgtgtgagttctcatgtggaccgTCAGATAACTATTATATCGAAAAACTTTTCCACAtattttgcaagaatatggcttcaaGTTCTCACCTGCGTGGACTCTTACATGATCGTTCAATATTGATATCTGactgaatcttttcccacagaCGTTGCAAGAATGTGGCTTCTCAGCTCTGTGTATTCTCAGGTGTATATACAAATGGGACTTAAACTCGAAAGCTTTCCCACACGTGTCACATTGAAAAGACGCTTTATCTGCCTGAGTATTACGGTGAATCTTCAACAAGTTGGAGTTGTTTACATTGTTACTGCgacttttgctttttttatgtcttttcttTGGCTCTGTGTTTCTAGTTGATCCTGTTTCTCCATGCGTACCTCCTTTCTGATCTTGGCTCTCAGCTACATGAGAGTTGTGAGAGACGAGCTGGTGGTCACTGTTCGGTTCTGGTTCACTGTGGTCACTTTCCTCATCAGtaggagtcaacataaaggTCTCAGTCTCCTGCTCCAGttcaagctgctctccctcctgactggtgcagagttcctcttgttcctctttaatctgtggaggctctgggtcctcttggtccagattggagttcctctcctgaatacagagctgctggtcagcgagaacctcctcctccttacagacatgctgctgtgggagctctggagggacagagaacaaaagGAAGAGGATACTACTTTGATGGTAAAGAAGAAAATGCAGACATGGAAGTAAATTGCAGTGCAATGCAGACATTGAAGCGTTGGAGACGGTGGTTTTATAGGAGGGGGTCACTATGCatatttaaaatacaatatgtagaATTAAAATGCTTTTGACAAAAGTACATTGGTTTTCAGCTGGAAAAATGGTTTGGGGGTTTAGTTACACTTTAAATAATTTTgattacatatacatataattcCTCTGTTTTGTGGTATTAAAATAATCAAGTTTTACACACCTATCCTAATCAAATTTATTTCAGGATTCCAAACGATATCCAACAGTTTGCGCTGACGATCGATCTCTTCCTCGTACTCGATAATGGTTTTATTAAAAACTCCgaatatttcttcagcagcagcagttagtcgctCGTTGACAAACTCTCTCAAATACTCAACTGAAGACATTGTTGCTTAATTACAAATGAAAGAATGTCCTGCTGATTCAATGCAgccaaagatgctctataataACAGTCTCTGATGCGGCTCCACAGCTACGAGCGCTTgtgttgtttacttccgctGGGTGTCACACTGTAAACGTTCCGACAGTGGAAGtgagctcttcttcttcttccatggATCCACCACCCGATAAAGTACTGAAGGGCTTATCCTCAGATCAAACATTCCAAATTGTTTTGCAATGTCATTCCCTACCCAACCAAATATATCTAATAATATATGTGGCTTTTCAAGTTACAGCTAAATCTGAATTCTCTCCCACATGTATTACAGTTATATGGTCTCTCTTTTGACCAGCAAAAACCCAGATCAGTCAACAACGCAAAGACAAATATGCATAAATGGCAGGCACAAAAAATAAGGTTGGGTAAAGCATGCAGAGTGTTGTCACAGTTCAATGGCCATCAGTAGAAAGATGGTTGTACTGCAATGCTTCCAGGTGGAAATGCCTGttacattaaagggacagtgtgtaggatagtggtgtggttgcagattgcaaccaaccgagtacccctccgctcactcctctctttccaagactgcggtaacgtgagctgcagagtgcaaaaccgggGTAATgtcgttcgcctcgctcagatgccgtccttaccataataacactactttaggagcaacagaagtcagacagaggctggcgttaccacggtttagcactctgtggctcacgttactgcagtttcacaagcgtgacggagaactacggtggccttcaggtaacgttaaaaaaatgtgaaaggctctctctagagccagtgtttggtttgtccattctgggctactgtagaaacatggtggagcaacatggcggactctgtgaagaggaccagctccctacgtagataagaagggctcattctaagctaacaaaaacacaatgattcttagtttcaggtgattatacactaatgaaaacatagttgggaatattatattccatttctgctaatagatctcccgaaatgctgcacactgttcctttaagtttatTGAAAGGTGTAAATTAAATTGTGTTGTTAATCAAATGCCATGTGTGTCTCATGCAGGCCATCAATGCAGCACCCTACGGAGTCATCGGTGTGCTGGTCTACACAGACCCTTTGGACATCAACGATGGTCTCATGTCAGACATCAATGAGACGTATCCTCACTCCTGGTACATGCCGCCCTCTGGTGTGGAGAGAGGTTCCTTTGGCACTAACTATGGAGACATGCTCACACCCTACCTGGCTGCCAAAGGTAACCAG from Sebastes fasciatus isolate fSebFas1 chromosome 6, fSebFas1.pri, whole genome shotgun sequence includes the following:
- the LOC141769782 gene encoding uncharacterized protein LOC141769782: MSSVEYLREFVNERLNVAAEEIIGIFEKTIFEYEEEIDRQRKLLDIVWNPEINLHRIELPQQHVCKEEEVLADQQLCIQERNSSLDQEDPEPLQIKEEQEELCINQEGEQLELKQETETFMLTPTDEESDHSDTEPNSDHLLLSHDSHVAESQDQKGGMHGDSGSTRNAEPKPQKRRHKSTNFFKIHRHTEAEKAIFQCDTCGKAFEFKSHLYIHLRIHRSEKPHSCNVCGKRFSQISVLNDHVRVHAGDLKPYSCKTCGKDFRSNSYLTVHMRTHTGEKPYSCNTCGKHFRTKSHLIDHMRIHTGEKPYSCKRCGKDFRSSSNMMSHMKTHTGEKPHSCKTCGKRFTRNNDLTAHVRRAHTGERPYLCKVCGKRYFNGYQLGRHIRSHTDK
- the LOC141769779 gene encoding uncharacterized protein LOC141769779; translated protein: MSSVEYLREFVNERLTAAAEEIFGVFNKTIIEYEEEIDRQRKLLDIVWNPEINLIRIELPQQHVCKEEEVLADQQLCIQERNSNLDQEDPEPPQIKEEQEELCTSQEGEQLELEQETETFMLTPTDEESDHSEPEPNSDHQLVSHNSHVAESQDQKGGTHGETGSTRNTEPKKRHKKSKSRSNNVNNSNLLKIHRNTQADKASFQCDTCGKAFEFKSHLYIHLRIHRAEKPHSCNVCGKRFSQISILNDHVRVHAGENLKPYSCKICGKVFRYNSYLTVHMRTHTGEKPYSCNTCGKDFRSNSHLIDHMRIHTGEKPFACKTCGKHFRSSSNLMSHIRAQTHGKPHCCNTCGTRFSRKSELKIHIRTHTCETPHSCKTCGKDFGRNSDLTVHMRTHTGEKRYSCKTCGKCFTRNNDLLSHVRRAHTGEKPYICKICGKRWFDASQLARHTRSHTDK